GTTGAGGTCCTTAACTTTTGTATTAAAAAATTTGATATAGTTATAGTTTCTGGGGGACTCGGTCCAACTTCTGACGATATTACAAGGTTTGCAGCTTCAAGATTTTTCGAAAAACCATTAAAGAAAAGTGAACATGCTTATGAAAACCTTATTAGATTTTATAAAAATAGGGAAATGCCTGACTCAAACTTAATTCAAACTTTAATCCCCGAAGGCTCTACGCCAATAGAAAATAAATTGGGAACTGCTGCAGGTTTTTACTACTTTTATAATAAAACTCACTACTATTTTATCCCAGGAGTTCCAAAGGAAGCTATCGAAATGTTAAAGAGCTACATAATAAAAGATATAAAAGAAAAGTTTAATATTAATAATATGATCCATAACTTCTCTTTGTTTTTATCTTTAATATCTGAGTCAAAAACATATGATATCTTATCCAACTACAACAAATATGATGAGATAAAAATCTTATTTAATCCAGGATTCTATCCATCACATAACTTTATCAAAATAGTTTTTAATTTCACTTTAAATAATTCTTCTATTAATATAGAAAATTCTCTATTAAATTTTTTGGATTACATAATAAATAATTTAAAAAATAAAATATTTTTTTACTCATTTGATAAAAATTTTTTAACAAACATATCAAAGAATTCTAACAATGATCAAAATATTTACAAAAATTTTTACTTTAAAATAGTAAATTTAAATAAAAATTTTCAAATTTTAAATAAAATTTTTTATGAAAAATTTATTTTATTTCTTGATAATAAAAATTTAATTAACAATGAAAATTTTAATAGATATGAATATTTTAAATCCATATTATATAATAATCAAGAATTACTACCTGCATACATTGCTATTGAATTATTAAAAAATTTTAATTATACCATATCAACTGCTGAAAGTTGTACAGGAGGATTAATAGGTTCTAAACTAACTAATATAAGTGGATCTTCAGAAGTTTTTAAAGGGGGAATAATTGCATATTCAAATGAAATAAAAAAAGAGATATTAAAAATTAAAGATGAAACATTAATGAAATTTGGTGCTGTATCAAAAGAATGTGTTAAAGAGATGGCAGAAAATGTAAAAAATATTTTCAAAAGTGATGTTTCTATAGCAGTAAGTGGAATTGCA
The DNA window shown above is from Spirochaetota bacterium and carries:
- a CDS encoding nicotinamide-nucleotide amidohydrolase family protein, producing MLKIALITVGDELISGKILNSNLKEIAEILLSEGIKIDSQFVVGDNEDKLVEVLNFCIKKFDIVIVSGGLGPTSDDITRFAASRFFEKPLKKSEHAYENLIRFYKNREMPDSNLIQTLIPEGSTPIENKLGTAAGFYYFYNKTHYYFIPGVPKEAIEMLKSYIIKDIKEKFNINNMIHNFSLFLSLISESKTYDILSNYNKYDEIKILFNPGFYPSHNFIKIVFNFTLNNSSINIENSLLNFLDYIINNLKNKIFFYSFDKNFLTNISKNSNNDQNIYKNFYFKIVNLNKNFQILNKIFYEKFILFLDNKNLINNENFNRYEYFKSILYNNQELLPAYIAIELLKNFNYTISTAESCTGGLIGSKLTNISGSSEVFKGGIIAYSNEIKKEILKIKDETLMKFGAVSKECVKEMAENVKNIFKSDVSIAVSGIAGPTGATPTKETGLVYYCINIKDNYQLFDFIFPFDRIINKERFANTGILLIISILEEFLQKNN